The sequence GGATTCGATGCTGCGCAGGATTTTCCCGGTCTCGGGATCGATCTGGTGGATCTTGCGCTCGCGGTACTGCCCCACCCAGAGCGTGCCTTCGGCCCAGGTCAGCCCGGAGTCGCGGCCGCCGCCGGGCGCCGGGATGGTGGAGAGCACCGCACCAGTATCGGGGTCGATCTTCTGGATGCGGTCATCGGCGAGCTGGTAGAAATACCGGCCGTCATAGGCGGTGCCGGCATGGGCGGCGACATCGATCGAGCGCAGTGGCTGTCCGCTTTGCGGATCGAAGGCATTCAGCCTGTCGCCCGAGGCGAACCAGACATTCTCGCCGTCAAAGCTCACCCCATGTATCCGCTCCACACCGGGAAAGGGTCCGTATTCGCGCAGGATTTCGGCCGGTGAATGTTTCATGTCTTGATCCTCGATTGTGGTCATCCACCCTTCCTAACTGCTTGGCAGCGGCGCCGGGAGTAACAAGGTGGTCGTGAATCCGGCCACTGGCGGCGTCATCCAGCGGCGCGCCCGGCCGTGGCCGAAAGACTGCACCTTGCCGGCCTCGGCGAGCGGCTCGAGCGCCCGCTGCACGCTGCGCTGGCCGGTTCCGAGCGCCAGCGCCAGCGCCGAGCTCGACCAGGCTTCGCCGTCGGCGAGCAAGGCCAGCACCGCCGCGTGGCGTTCCTCGATCGGCCGCGCCAGCACCATCACCGCGCGCGCCTGGCGCGGCGCCAGCGTGAAGCCGCGCTTGGTGGCGCTGATGTCGGCCAGCGCGGCAAGCTCGACGCGCAGCCGGCCGATCTCGACGCGCAGCCGGGCGCGGTGCGATTCATCGGCATGCTTGCCGCCAAAGGCCCGCGCCACGAGCTCCTCGCGCGAGACATCCCCGGGCCAGGCTTCAGCGAGCGCACGCGCCAGCGAAAACAGCACCGGCCGGCTCGCCAGCGAGACCGTCCTGTCCCCGGCGCGCACGGCATAGCGAAAAGCATCGACGACCAGTGCCGTCGATGCCTGCAGCGCCTCGACCTCTTCGAGCAGCAGCGGTCGCTCCGTACCGTGGGTGATCAGCCGCGCCGCCGGCGTTTCCAGCGCCAGCGATGCGGTGGCGACCTCCGCCATCAGGCCGGGAATGCCGGCCTGGCGGGCGGCGTTGCGTGCCCATTCCAGCGCCGCGCGCGCCGGCCGGGTCCGCAGACGCCGCATGGCGATGCCGGCGACGGCGAGTTCATGTGCGGCCCGCGCGGCCGGCGGCAGCGGCGTCGGGTCGAGCCCGGCCAGCACATGCTCGGCCTCGTCGAGCCGGCCGATCAGCAGCAGGCGCCGCACCTTGAGGTGGCCGGCATGCGCCGCGTTCAGCCGGTCGCCATGCTTTTCCAGCGTGGTGCGTGCCGCGTCGAGCGCCTTGGCCGGCCAGCCCAGATCACGCGAGACCAGCGCGATCTCGGCCTCGGCGACGACGCATCTGGCGCGCGCGACGGCCTCTTTCGGGCTGAACGCGCGGGCCGCCCGGCGCAAGAGCAGCTTGGCGCGATCGAAATCGCCGAGCTGCGCCATGGCGATGCCGCGCAGCGCCAGCGCCGGCGCATCTTCGCGGAGCGCGACGCGGTCGAGCGCGCCGAGCGGATCGCCCGCCGCCAGCGCCAGCGCTGCCGCCGTG is a genomic window of Mesorhizobium huakuii containing:
- a CDS encoding Vgb family protein, which gives rise to MKHSPAEILREYGPFPGVERIHGVSFDGENVWFASGDRLNAFDPQSGQPLRSIDVAAHAGTAYDGRYFYQLADDRIQKIDPDTGAVLSTIPAPGGGRDSGLTWAEGTLWVGQYRERKIHQIDPETGKILRSIESSRFVTGVTWVDGELWHGTWEGDESDLRRVDPKTGKLLERLDMPAGMTVSGLESDGGDRLYCGSTSTGVVRAVRRPK
- a CDS encoding helix-turn-helix domain-containing protein: MDSLITAAALALAAGDPLGALDRVALREDAPALALRGIAMAQLGDFDRAKLLLRRAARAFSPKEAVARARCVVAEAEIALVSRDLGWPAKALDAARTTLEKHGDRLNAAHAGHLKVRRLLLIGRLDEAEHVLAGLDPTPLPPAARAAHELAVAGIAMRRLRTRPARAALEWARNAARQAGIPGLMAEVATASLALETPAARLITHGTERPLLLEEVEALQASTALVVDAFRYAVRAGDRTVSLASRPVLFSLARALAEAWPGDVSREELVARAFGGKHADESHRARLRVEIGRLRVELAALADISATKRGFTLAPRQARAVMVLARPIEERHAAVLALLADGEAWSSSALALALGTGQRSVQRALEPLAEAGKVQSFGHGRARRWMTPPVAGFTTTLLLPAPLPSS